The Pseudomonas fluorescens nucleotide sequence GAAATGGGACGAAGCGCAGACCCAGGCATTCAAGGCCGCTGCACAGCGCCTGCGCGTTACCCCCAACACCCTGGTACAGGCCGCCTGGCTGTTGCTGCTGCAGCGTTACAGCGGCCAGCAGACGGTCAGTTTCGGTGCGGTGGTCGCCGGTCGACCGGCCTCCCTGGCCGGGGCCAACGAAATGCTCGGCTTGTTCATCAACACCTTGCCGATCATCCAGACCGTGCAACCTGAAGTCAGTGTCCACCAGTGGCTGACGCAGCTGCAGGCCTACAACCTGGAAGCCCGTGACCATGAACAGACGGCGCTGGCCGATATCCAGCGCTGGGCCGGGCAGGGGGGGCAGGCCCTGTTCGATAGCATCATCGTGTTTGAAAACTACCCGGTGGACGAGCGCTTGCAACAAGGCAGCGAGACCGGCTTGCGCTTTGGCAAGACCAGTGGCCGCGATGTCACCAACTACGCCATGGACCTGGCCGTCAGCCTCAATGCCACGCTGTCGATCGAGTTCCTCTACCTGCGCGAGCGTTTTACGCCGCAAGCCTGCGCACAACTCATGCAAGGCTTCGAGAACCTGCTGCGGGCCTTGCTCGACCAGCCGCACGCGACAGTCGGCAGTCTTGGCCTGCTTGACGATGCCGGGCTGCATGCCCTGCAACAGCGCAATGCCCTGCCGCAGGCGGGCCAGGCCCAGGCCCTGAGCGAGGCGATTGCCACCCAGGCCCGGCTGCGTCCGGATGCCGTGGCGGTGGTCTGCGCCGATCAGCAACTGACCTATGCCGAGCTGGAACAACGTGCCTCGCTGCTGGCCCAGCACCTGATGGCCCAGGGGGTGGGGCCGGAAGTCTTTGTCGGCGTGGCGCTGGAGCGTTCGGTCGAGGTGATCGTGGCATTCTATGCCGTGATGAAGGCCGGCGGCGCCTATGTGCCGTTGGACATCGACTACCCGCGCGAACGCTTCGACTGGATCATCGAGGACTCGGCCATGGCCGTGCTCATCACCCAGCGCAGCGTCCGTGAGCGCCTGGGGGATGCCCGGGTGCCGGTGCTGCTGGAACTGGACCAACTGACCCTGCAACCCGATGCGCCGCAACGGCCATGGCCACGCGCCGAGGCCGACAACCTGGCGTACCTGATCTATACCTCCGGCTCTACCGGCAAGCCCAAGGGCGTTGCCGTGGCCCGCGGCCCGATTGCCATGCATTGCCGGGCCATTGCCGAGCGTTACGCCATGAACACGCAAACACGCGAGCTGTTGTTCATGTCGTTCGCCTTTGACGGTGCCCAGGAGCGCTGGCTGTCGACCCTGCTGTGCGGCGGGTGCCTGATCGTGCGCGACAATCAGCTGTGGACAGCCGAACAAACCTTCAATGCCCTGCACGAGCAGGCGATCACTATCGCCTGTTTCCCGCCGGCTTACCTGCAGCAACTTGCCGAGTATGCCGAAGGCCGCGTGCCGCCGGCGGTGCAGGTCTACTGCTTTGGGGGGGATGCGGTGGCCGAGGCCAATTTCGAGCGGGTCAAACGCACGCTCAAACCGCGCTACCTGACCAACGGCTACGGCCCGACCGAGACCGTGGTCACACCACTGCTGTGGAAAGTCGACGCCAACGCCCAGTGCAACGCCGCCTACGCGCCGATCGGCACACGGGTCGGCGACCGCACCCTGTATGTGCTCGACAGCCAGCTCAACCCGCTGCCGGTGGGCGCCGCCGGTGAGCTGTACATCGGTGGTCAAGGGCTTGCCCGTGGCTACCATGCACGCCCGGGGCTGAGTGCCGAGCGCTTCGTCGCCGATCCGTTCAGCAGCGAGGGTGGCCGCCTCTACCGCACCGGCGACCTGGTGCGCCAACGCGAGGACGGCGCGTTCGATTACCTCGGGCGTCTTGACCATCAAGTGAAGATCCGCGGCTTTCGCATCGAGCTGGGTGAAATCGAGGCGCGTCTGCGTGAGCAGGAGAGTGTCCGCGATGCGGTCGTGGTTGCGCGCCGCAATGCCCATGGCAACCAGTTGATCGCCTATGTGGTGGCCAACAGCGTGGCCGGGCTAGAGAAGCGCTTGCGCGGTGCGCTGCAGCAGGTGCTGCCGGACTATATGGTGCCAAGCCGGATCCTGGTGCTCGATGCCTTGCCGCTGAGCCCCAATGGCAAGGTCGAGCGCAAGGCGCTGCCGGCCCCGGAGGCCATCGAACGCAAACACGTGGCGCCGCGCAACGAGCTGGAACAGGCGCTGGTGCAGATTTGGCAGGAAGTCCTGGAGGTCGAACAGCTCGGTATCACCGACAACTTCTTCGAGCTCGGTGGTGATTCGCTGCGTATTCTCAAGGTCTTGAGCAAGGTCCGTAGTCGTCCCGCGCTGGGTTTCGAGCTCAAGCTGCGGGACATGATGAACAGCCCGACCATTGCTCAGCTCAGCGGCTATGAACCGGCGCAGGAGCAAGGGCTCGATCCGTTGCTGTTGCTCAATGCTCGCTGCCCGCAGGTGCCGCCGTTGTTCTGCCTGCATGCCGGTTTCGGCACGGTGTTCGACTACGAGCCGCTGGCCCGTCAGCTGGATGGGCAATGCAGTGTCTATGGTCTGCAATGCCGAATGTTGCTGGACCGGGACTGGCAGGACGAATCGCTGCCGGCCATGGCCATCGAATACGCCCAGTACATTCGCCAGAAACAGCCGCAAGGCCCTTACCGCTTGCTGGGTTGGTCGTTGGGTGGCGCCCTGGCGTTGCTGGTGGCCGATGAACTGGTACGCCAGGGCCAGCAGGTAGCGTTCGTTACCCTGGTCGACAGCTTCATCCCATCGGCGCAACCGGTCGCGCCCACCAGCGATTACACCGGCGAGCTGCAGGCCTTCCTGGCCGTGGCCTTGCAGCGCGAGGTGCACAGCCTGCCCGCGCTGACCTGCCAGGCCCCGTTGCAGTACCCGGCGTTGCTGGAGCTGGTCGGCAGCTTGCAGCAAGGCGCTGAACCTGGAATGGGCTTTGATGCACAGGACCTGGCCCATGGCTTCATAGTCGCCATGCGCTTGAAGGCCTTGAGCGAGCAACTGCAGACGCTGCCTGAGGTGAGCGCCCCGGTCCATTGCTGGTGGGCGGGCGAGCCGCAGGGCACCGATGTCGAGCGCTTCGAGCAGGGCCTGACGAACCGGCAAGAGCGGCAAGTGCTGGCTACCCGTCACGATGAGATTCCACGTCATCCGGCCTTGTTGCAGTCTCTGCGCGATCAATTGTGCAGCCTTGAAGCAATCGACGGCTGAGTCTTCCCGGGCCCTGCTTGCAGGGCCCGTTTTTCACTTTATTGAAGGATACGATGATGCATGTGCATCCTGACCTGGCGGCGTTTCTCGAACTGGCCGAGCTGGGCCGGCTGGCCGGGAGCAACCGGCCTCTGCATGAATTGCCGGTGACCCAGGCCCGCGAAGTGTTCGAACAGGCTTCGGCGGTGCTCGACCCGACGCCGCCGGCGCTACTGACTGTCAGCGAACTGACCCTGCCGGCGCGGGATGGGGTGTTGTTGCCGGCGCGCCTGTACCGCCGGCCGGGCAGCGACAGCAAGCCGTTACCGGTGCTGTTTTACCTGCATGGCGGTGGTTACGTGGTCGGCAGCCTCGACTCCCATGATTCGGTGTGCCGGCGCCTGGCGGCCAGCGGCCGCTTCGCGGTGTTCGCGCCATCCTATCGGCGCGCGCCGGAACATGGGTTTCCGGTACCGCTCAACGATACGCTCGACGCGGCCAACTGGCTGGCGACGCAAGCCGCTGCGCTGCAACTGGACAGCCAGCAGGTGATCTTCATCGGCGACAGCGTTGGCGCCTCGCTGGCCAGCGTGCTGAGCCTGACCGCCGTGCACCACCGTGATCAATTGAACCTTGCACCGCGGGCGCAGATGCTCCTGTACCCGGTGACCGACCTGTCCCGTGAGCGTGACTCGCACCGCACCTACGCTGAAGGCTACTTGCTGGAAACCGCCACCTTGCGCTGGTTCTATCGCCAGTACCTGGGGGCGCATGGCTCGGCGACGGACTGGCGGGTTTCACCGCTGCTGCACCCGGACCCGCGCGGCTTGCCGCCCACCTACCTGGCGGTGGCGGGTTTCGACCCGTTGCACGATGAAGGTCTGGCCTATGCCCAGGCTCTGGAGCAGGCCGGGGTTGCGCTGACCCTGCGCCGGGTCGAGGACATGACCCATGACTACCTGCGCATGTCAGGGATGGTGGCGGACGTCGAGGCTATTTACGCCGAGCTTGAGAACTGGGCGCTGAACCAGTTGGGCTGAAGGTGCGGGCAAAAAAAGGTTGTTCATGGAATCCTGGGTTGGGGGGGCGCGAGTTTATCCATTCGGTGTGGGGCTGCTGCTGGCCCCTTCCGCCTTTACGGCGGCCTACTTTTCTCTTGGGAAAAGGTAGGCAAAACCGCTTGCTCCTGCATACGGCCCTACGCTGCGCTTCGGGTCCCCTCGCTACGGCACCTTCCGGGGCATCGCGGCCTACGACTTGCTGCGTCAAGTCTACGTCTCGCGTCTTCGGCTGACGCCGAAGGTGCTGCGCACCGCCCCTCCAGGCACCTCCGCTCGGCCTCCTGAAGTCGCTTTTGGCGGCGCCGGGAATTACGCGCATGAAGATCAAGATCAACATCAAGATGAAGCAGTCGGTCCTCGCTTCAGCGTCAGCTTGGCGCCGCCATAATCTGCTTTCGCAGATACGTCAGTGCAGGCGCCGCCCGTAACTTCGCGACTTCAGGAGGCTGAGCGTAGGTGTCTGGAGGGGGCTGGTGCGTAGCACCCTTCGGCCCAGGCCGAAGTCGCGAGACGTAGACTTGGCGAAGCAAGTCGTAGGCCGCGATGCCCCTGGAAGGCACCGTAGCGAAGGAACCCGGAGCGCAGCGTAGGGCCGTATGCTGGAGCGAGCGGTTCTGGTTCCTTTTGCCAAGACAAAAGGGACCCGCCGTAAGGGCGGAAGGGGCCGGTAGCGGCGCCACATCGAATGGATAAGCCCACAGCCGTAGCTTCAACAACCCAACCCAACCCAAGGATCATAGCCCCCGGCAACCCGTGAAGAACCCCAAAAAAAGCCCCCTGTACAGGGGGCTTTTGTCTGTCAGGACTTCACCACTTGTAGCTGACTTCGGCGACGACCGAACGGCCTTCACCCATGTTGCACGCCAGCGAGAAGAAGCACGAGGCGACATAGTACTTGTCGGTCAGGTTGTTGACGTTGACGCTGGCCTGGGCCCCGCGCAGGCTCGGGTCGAGCTTGCCCAGGTCGTAACGCACGGCGGCGTCATACAAGGTGTAGGAGGGCACCTTGAAGGTGTTCATGGCATCGCCGTAGGTGGAACCGGTGTACCGGGCGCCGACACCGATGCTCAGGCCTTGCAGCGGATCGAAGGGGAAGCTGTAGTCGGCCCAGACCGAGGCCAGCTTGGCCGGCACCTTGAACGGCTGCTTGCCTTCGTTGCCGCTGTTGCTCTTGGTCACTTCCACGTCGCTGTAGGAGAACGAGCCGGTGAGCTTGAGGTCCTCGGCGACGGTGGTGATGGCTTCGAACTCGACACCTTTGGAACGCACTTCGCCGGTCTGGATGCTGTAGCCGATGAACTCGGCGTCCGGCGTCAGGGCATTCTGTTTGGTCAGGTCGTACACCGACAAGGTCAGTTGCGTCTCGGTGCCCGGTGGCTGGTAACGAATGCCCGCTTCGTACTGCTTGCCGGTTTCCGGTTCGAAGGTCTTGCTGCCGCGTTGCGGCGCTCCGGTGCCGGCGATCGGGTTGAACGATTCGGAATAGCTCACATAGGGGGCGAAGCCGTTGTCGAACAGGTACACCAGGCCGGCGCGGCCGGTGAAGGCATCCCAGTCCTGGTCAGCAGTTTCGACGTCGGTGAAGCGGTCTTCGGTGCGGTTGCGTGCGTAGTCCTGGCGACCGCCGAGGGTCAGCACCCAGCGATCCCATTTCATCTGGTCCTGGAAGTAGTAACCGACCTGGGTATTGCGCTGCACGGTATTGACCCAGGCGGTGTAGACCGAGGTGTCGACCGGGGCACCGTAGCTGGGATCGAACACGTTGATCGGCGTGGCGCGTCCCCAGCGTTCGTTACGGATCGACTTGCTCCAGCTGTAGTCCACGCCCATCAGGGTGGTGTGCGCGATCGGGCCGGTGTCGAAGCGTGCCTGCAGCTGGTTGTCGACCGTGAACAGATCGCCATAGGCATGGCGGATCTGGTAGTCGCGGTTTACCGAAGCGTTGGGTACGCCGTCGGGGCCGGTGACCAGCCCGCTGACCCGGGCCAGGTAGTTTTCCTGGTTGTCGAAGGTACTCCAGCGCAGGTTCTGGCGGACCGTCCAGGTGTCGTTGAACTCGTGGCTGAACTCGTAGCCCAGCGAGGTGCTTTCGACTTCTTCGGTGTCAAAGCTGGGTTCACCGATGAAGCGATCCATGGGCACCTTGCCGTACGGGCTGCTGCCGTTGACGGCGGCCCAGGGAATGGTGGTCGGGGCCAGGGCCTTGTTCTTCTGGTAGGCCGTGAGCACGGTCAGGCTGGTCTGCTCGTTCGGCCGCCAGGTCAGGCTCGGCGCCACGTAGGCACGGTCGTCGTCGGTATGGTCGTAGACGCCATCGGCTTCGCGGCCAAGGCCGACCAGGCGATACGACAGGGTCTTGTCTTCGTTGAGCGGGCCGCTGATGTCAAAGTTGGCCTGGCGACGATGACCGCTACCGCCGGAAATGGCGACTTCGCCACGCTCATAGTCGGTCGGGCGCTTGGAGATCGAGTTGACCATGCCGCCGGGCTCGTTCTGCCCGAAGAGGATCGAGGTCGGGCCCTTGAGTACCTCGACCCGCTCCATGCCGTAGGGTTCTTCGCCGATCATGCCGAAGAAACCCAGGGGGCGCAGGCGCAAGCCATCGCGGTAGGTGAACGAGATGGCGTAACCGCGCAGGAAGATGTTGTCGGCTGCGTTGCTCGCACCACCAGAGTCGGCACGCACGCCGGAGGTATAGCTCAGGGCCTGGGACAGGCGCTGGGCACCGAGGTCGTCCATGCGTTCGCGGGTAATGACCGAGATGGCCTGCGGGTTTTCCAGGATCGGCGTATCGGTCTTGGTGCCGGTCAGGGTACGGCGGGCGATATAGCCGGGAGTTTCACCGTAGGGTGAGTCGGAGACCAGGGTCGAGGAGATGACACTGGCATCCAGGTTCAGCGCGCCATCGTCGGTCTTGGCCAGCAGGGTCAGGGTGTTGCCATCGAGGGAGTAGCGCAGCGACGTGCCGTTGAACAGTTGCTGGACTGCCTGGGCCACGCTCAAGCGCCCCTGTACCCCCTGGGTACGCAGGCCCTGGACCGAATCAGGGCTGTAGAGCACCTGCAGGTTGGTCTGTTCGGCCAGTTGGTTGAGCGCCGCCGTCATCGACTGGGCAGCAATGTTGAACTCGTATTGCTGGGTCTGCGCCTGAGCTTGTACCGGTGCAGCGACGGTCATCCCCAGGACCACTGCGGCAACCGGCGCCTTGAGGTAATGCCTCAGCAGCAAGGCGTGGGTGAGGGGTGTAAGTGAATGGCGAACCTGCACGAATGAATGCTCCCAAGGTGGCAAGTGGTAATAATTTTTATTAACTTTCAATGAAACGCACGAGCGGGGCAAAACCGTACAAATATTTTTCCGGGAGTTTGCCCCGCTCCGGTCAGACGGGCTCGAGCGCCGTGCTGACGTGGCCGCGCTCCATGCGCACCAGTTGGTCGGCAACGCCGAAATAGCGATCGTCGTGGGAGATGACGATGATGGTTTTACCCAGACGCTTGAGGTCGGGCAGCAGCTCGGTATAGAAGATGCGGCGGAAGGTCGGGTCCTGGTCGGCGGCCCATTCGTCGAACACCAGAACGGGCCGCCCCTCCAGCCAGGCATTGAGCAGGGCCAGGCGCTTGCGTTGTCCGGTGGACAGGTCGGTGGTGCTGAAGGCGCCATTGTGGATACTGACCTTGTGGGCAATTTCAAGCCGCTGAAGGTACTTGTCGGCATCCTTGGGGACGCTCTGCGTGCCCTCGACCAGCTCGTCGAACAGGTAGTAGTCGGCGAAGATGGTCGTGAACAACTGGCGGTAGTCATCCCGGGTTGCCGCCACCACGGCCTCGCCGTTGACCGCGATATGCCCTTGTTGCGGTTCGTACAAGCCCAGCAGCAGCTTGATCAGGGTTGTCTTGCCGCAGCCGTTTTCGCCGACGATGAACACGATCTCTCCGGGCGCCAACTGCAGGTTTATCGGGCCGACACTGAACGGTTCGACGCCAGGGCTGGCGGGGTAGGTGTAACGCACATCGACCAGTTCCAGGCTGTGCAACGTCGTTGCGGCAGGTGCTGCAGCATCGAGCAGCAGGTGCGGCTCGGGCGACGAGAACTGCTCGGACAGCTCGGCGATACGCCTGAAGGCAATCTGTGCGCGGCTGACAATCGGCAGGGTGGTGATCAAGTGTTCCAGCGGCCCTTTCATGTACAGCAATACCAGCACGAAACCGCTCATCACCGTCTTGTCGTTGCTCGGCCAGAGGGATTGCAGCGTCAGCGCCAGGCCGATCACGACAAAGAACAGCATCGAGCCAAGGCTTTTGGCAATGACAAAGGTGTTGATCGAACGCACCTGGGTATTGCAGATGCTGTCAGCGGTGCGACGAATGCCATCGATCAGCATGCGTTGGCGCCGGGGGCGGTGCATGCGCAGTTCCTTGGCGCCCTCGGCAACCGCATGATAATGCTTCTGCAACTGGTCCTCGGCTTCGCGCGCCGCCACGAAGCCACGGATGCCGCGTGCCCGGGCCACGTACTGGATGGCCGTGCCCAGGCCGATGGCAACCAGGATCAGCAGGAACATCGGCAGCGACAGCCAGGCCAGATAGCCCAGGCAACCCAGGGTTACCGTCAGGGAAATGGCCAGCGGGGCAAAGGCATAGGCAAAATCGCTGACGGTGTCGACGTCATGAGTCAGCACCGGGATCAGGCGGTGGCTGCGGTAGCGCTCAATTTGCTCGATGGGCGCCGACAAGACCTTCTCACCGAGGTTCTTGCGCAGCGCGGCAATGACATGCTGACCGACATAGTTGGTGCCGATGTCCGAACAGATACTACTCAGCAACGCCACCACGCAGAGTCCGCAAAAAGCCAGCACCACGCCCTGGCTGAGGCCGTTTTCGGCGTGCAGGCCATTGTTGATGGTCGCCAGCAGGGCCGTGACCGACAGGCCGCCGAGCATTCCCAGCAAGGTGGCAAGGCCAACGGTCGGCCAGAATGGCTTGAGCAGGGCAAAGAGTTGGCGGATCGCGCCGGGTGGGTGATTGCTCATGACGCGGTTCCTGTTTCAGGCGCGGGAGAGGGCGACGATGTCGGCCTGCAGGGGGACGGGCTGCGCTTTGTGCGCCAGGCTGTGATACAGCGACTGGCCGATTTCCGCTGCACGGGCAGGCAGCACCGAAAGCAAGGTATCGCTCAAGCCATGGGACGCTTCGCAGAAACCCTGCAGGTAGACCGCCGCCTGCAGGTCGGGGCTGGCCAGGGCGCGATAGTCGCGATCAACGCTGAAGTCTTCCAGGTAACCTTGCAGTGGCGCCAGCAGTTCGCGATGAGAGCGGCGCTCGTAGCCGGTCGCCAGGATCACTGCGTCATAGCGGTGGGTCTGTTGCTGGTGGGTGGCCAGGTCCTGCAGGGTCAGCTCGATGCCCTCGGCGGTGGCGGTGGCACACTCAACCTGGCGCCGGCACAGCACGGCATGGCGGAACTGGTGCGCGACTTTCTGCCGGTAGAGGATGCCGTAGATGCGCTCGAGCAGATCGACATCGACCACCGAATAGTTGGTGTTGTGATACTCGTCGATGAGCTTCTTGCGCTCGGGATGGCTCTGGTTGAACACCAGGTCGGTGTACATCGGCGCGAAGATCTCGTT carries:
- a CDS encoding alpha/beta hydrolase; protein product: MHVHPDLAAFLELAELGRLAGSNRPLHELPVTQAREVFEQASAVLDPTPPALLTVSELTLPARDGVLLPARLYRRPGSDSKPLPVLFYLHGGGYVVGSLDSHDSVCRRLAASGRFAVFAPSYRRAPEHGFPVPLNDTLDAANWLATQAAALQLDSQQVIFIGDSVGASLASVLSLTAVHHRDQLNLAPRAQMLLYPVTDLSRERDSHRTYAEGYLLETATLRWFYRQYLGAHGSATDWRVSPLLHPDPRGLPPTYLAVAGFDPLHDEGLAYAQALEQAGVALTLRRVEDMTHDYLRMSGMVADVEAIYAELENWALNQLG
- a CDS encoding TonB-dependent siderophore receptor; protein product: MQVRHSLTPLTHALLLRHYLKAPVAAVVLGMTVAAPVQAQAQTQQYEFNIAAQSMTAALNQLAEQTNLQVLYSPDSVQGLRTQGVQGRLSVAQAVQQLFNGTSLRYSLDGNTLTLLAKTDDGALNLDASVISSTLVSDSPYGETPGYIARRTLTGTKTDTPILENPQAISVITRERMDDLGAQRLSQALSYTSGVRADSGGASNAADNIFLRGYAISFTYRDGLRLRPLGFFGMIGEEPYGMERVEVLKGPTSILFGQNEPGGMVNSISKRPTDYERGEVAISGGSGHRRQANFDISGPLNEDKTLSYRLVGLGREADGVYDHTDDDRAYVAPSLTWRPNEQTSLTVLTAYQKNKALAPTTIPWAAVNGSSPYGKVPMDRFIGEPSFDTEEVESTSLGYEFSHEFNDTWTVRQNLRWSTFDNQENYLARVSGLVTGPDGVPNASVNRDYQIRHAYGDLFTVDNQLQARFDTGPIAHTTLMGVDYSWSKSIRNERWGRATPINVFDPSYGAPVDTSVYTAWVNTVQRNTQVGYYFQDQMKWDRWVLTLGGRQDYARNRTEDRFTDVETADQDWDAFTGRAGLVYLFDNGFAPYVSYSESFNPIAGTGAPQRGSKTFEPETGKQYEAGIRYQPPGTETQLTLSVYDLTKQNALTPDAEFIGYSIQTGEVRSKGVEFEAITTVAEDLKLTGSFSYSDVEVTKSNSGNEGKQPFKVPAKLASVWADYSFPFDPLQGLSIGVGARYTGSTYGDAMNTFKVPSYTLYDAAVRYDLGKLDPSLRGAQASVNVNNLTDKYYVASCFFSLACNMGEGRSVVAEVSYKW
- a CDS encoding cyclic peptide export ABC transporter, which codes for MSNHPPGAIRQLFALLKPFWPTVGLATLLGMLGGLSVTALLATINNGLHAENGLSQGVVLAFCGLCVVALLSSICSDIGTNYVGQHVIAALRKNLGEKVLSAPIEQIERYRSHRLIPVLTHDVDTVSDFAYAFAPLAISLTVTLGCLGYLAWLSLPMFLLILVAIGLGTAIQYVARARGIRGFVAAREAEDQLQKHYHAVAEGAKELRMHRPRRQRMLIDGIRRTADSICNTQVRSINTFVIAKSLGSMLFFVVIGLALTLQSLWPSNDKTVMSGFVLVLLYMKGPLEHLITTLPIVSRAQIAFRRIAELSEQFSSPEPHLLLDAAAPAATTLHSLELVDVRYTYPASPGVEPFSVGPINLQLAPGEIVFIVGENGCGKTTLIKLLLGLYEPQQGHIAVNGEAVVAATRDDYRQLFTTIFADYYLFDELVEGTQSVPKDADKYLQRLEIAHKVSIHNGAFSTTDLSTGQRKRLALLNAWLEGRPVLVFDEWAADQDPTFRRIFYTELLPDLKRLGKTIIVISHDDRYFGVADQLVRMERGHVSTALEPV